agtagtgatctgattggttgctatgggcaactcagcaacttttcctctggacagattttaataaatctccccctataacacTAGATCAAATACAGGATTGTATCAGAGTTTTTTACAGTCAGGGTGCGTCCATACTAcagaatggcccttatttactaagagtgttgtgtaggtttctttgtgggttttaattccctacaatttatttttccacagtatttactaaggtttccctacatttagcttttttttacacattctctacattttatgtggaaaccttagtaaatatgtagggtttttgtgaaaaaGTCGGGAAAACGCCCCTTTttagagaccacgccccctttcccccgtggccatgccccttttctgggggttttcttaacaaaatggagagttagtcagggtttttttcaattctggagcaaattctggcgcagacataatttctggtgcaatgcgacagaatctggcgcacaacccgacaagtaaatgagggccaatatctgcCCGAAATGTGTCTGCCACCGATATCCATCAGCGCTGAGACCGTGCAGACcgggcgcacaacccgacatgtaaatgagggccaatatctgcCCGAAATGTGTCTGCCACCGATATCCAGCAGCGCTGAGACCGTGCAGACCGGTGGGGCCACTGCTGACAATGCAGTCCGCGCGGATGTCCTCTGAAAGTatttacatgttcattcttttgaacGTCTATGAATTTCTAAAatgtcttcaatgggattctgctgccctgTGTACCTGGCGGGAAATTTCTTTCGGCAGAAATACAAATTCTGGACTCGGCCtaaagaatgaacacattcattctttTGTCTGAATACCGCGCTGACTGATcaaaaataacggccattagttTTGtaactgctctctctctctccatggcAACATGTAGCACTGGCCCTCCCCACGGCCTCCTACAGGCTAacagctaccgtatttttcggcgtataagacgcactttttcttccccaaaactggggggaaaaaaatcggtgcgtcttatacggcgaatacacccctatcgcggcggtccctgcggccatcaacggccgggacccgcggctaatacaggacatcaccgatcgcggtgatgtcctgtattaacccttcagacgcggcgatcaaagctgaccgccgcgtctgaagggaaagtgacactaacccggctgtttagtcgggctgttcgggaccaccacgatttcaccgcggcggtccagaacagcccgactgaatagccgggttaatgcttacaggacaccgggagggaccttacctgcctcctcggtgtcttctccgttcagggatcccctgtatggccagcgctctccttcctcgtcatcacgtacatgcgtcggcgtgcgtaacgacgtgatggcgtcgacggagagcgaggatacccggccggaaGCAGaaacgttctggagcgacgggggacacggggacagcaatggagcgacatccagggcagcggtgacgggtcctgagcggcggggacacgtgagtattacctcctatgcagtggtctatctgcggacctccagatgttgcaaaactacaactcccagcatgtccggacagccaacggttgtccgggcatgctgggagttgtagttttgcaacatctggaggtccgcaggttgaagaccactattgggttcaaaatctttaattttttagattttgcacctaaaaatagggtgcgtcttatacgccggtgcgtcctatagggcgaaaaatacggtaattcacaACCTACACATATGCTagcagctgccaaaactctaataCCTTTACTGTAGAGACAGTCATCCCCACCATCTACCAACCAATGGCTCGACAAAATCAGTCATTAGGTAACGGTAACCACACTCAAaccacatattccccccccccacacacactttcTTAATGCTTCCctggattaggctgggttcacactacggtttgtaaggctgggttcacactacgtttttgccatactgttttcaatccgtttttctaaagaaaaccgtatggcaaaaaaaacggatggaacagtatggaaaaaagtaaaccgtatgcgtttttaaacagtatactgtttttaaaagtgcatacagttcagtcagtttttatttttaaaaaaaaacataagtttttgaaaatgttgtccatttttaatgggaggggtctttggtggggactttaggattcaaatgcgcatgtgcaaagtaaaaacgtatacgtttttcccgtaaaaaaccgtatacatgtgcgtttcccattgacgtccatgttaaaaaaaagcgtatgcggttgcagtacggtttttaaacctgagacaaaatcgtggtcaaccacagttttgactccggtttaaaaaccgtactgcaaccgcatgttttttttttttttaacatggacgtcaatgggaaacgcacatgtatacggttccatacgggaaagatgtatacgtttttactttgcacatgcgcatttgaatcctaaagtccccacccaagacccctcccattaaaaatggacaaaattttcaaaaacgtatgttttttttttaaaataaaaactgacggaactgtatgcacttttaaaaacagtatactgtttaaaaacgcatacggtttactttttcccatactgttacatccgttttttgccatacggttttctttagaaaaacggattgaaaacagtatggccaaaacgtagtgtgaacccagcctcactacggttcccgtatacgattGGGAgtaggggtgggcggggcttaatcgcggcagccgtattcgggaaccgtatttaatgcacgtctatgagccgaccggagtgaaccgcagcctccagtcggctgctttttcggctgtatgcggtttccccgaccgcaggcaaaaacgtggtcgaccgtgtttttgcctacggtcgggaaaccgcatacggccgaaaaagcagccgactggaggctgcagttcactccggtcggctcatggctcatagacatgcattaaatacggttcccgaatacggctgagtgcgggcgccgcgattaagccccgcccacccctcctcccagccgtatacgggaaccgtagttacaaaccgtagtgtgaacccggccttactcaCCCCATGGCCGGGCCGAGTCACTCTCTTGGGTGTTAACTGTTCTCACCATGTTAATTCCATTGGTTCAGCGGTTTCTATGGACGAGCCAGGACCCTCTTAACCACACCCACATATCGATGTACTAAGCACATGTAATTGTCCGGTCCTGAAATTGTCCACTGTTATTTCCTTCTTTATTTACTACAATACTTTATTCCGAAACTACTATAGATGGCCTATAACAACGATGATTATTTTGACCCACAGTTACCAACAATGACATTGCATGTATATACCTTGTACTGAAATCCATCACTACCATTGTACCGTAAATGGCCGATTTGTTCTGTTAttcttttttgtgaaaaaaaatataagagCCATTAGTGATAAcgggacataccgtatttttcgtcgtataagacgcgcccaatttataggtgcaaaatctaaaaaaataaagattttgaacccaatagtggtcttcaacctgcggacctccagatgttgcaaaactacaactcccagcatgcccggacagccgttggctgtccgggcatgctgggagttgtagttttgcaacatctggaggtccacagattgaagatcactgcataggaggtaatactcacgtgtccccgccgctccggacccctcaccgctgccctggatgtcgcaccatcgctgtcgccgtcgctccagaacgtctctgctgccggccgggtatcctcgctctccgtcgccgccatcacgtcgttacgcacgccgacgcacgtacgcgacgacgtgatgacgaggaaggagagcgccggccatacaggggatccctgaacggagaagacacagaggaggcaggtaaggtccctcccggtgtcctggaagcactaacccggctattcagtcgggctgttcgggaccgccgcggtgaaatcgcggcggtcccgaatagccgggttagtgtccctttcccttcagacgcggcggtcagctttgatcgccgcgtctgaagggttaatacagggcatcaccgcgatcggtgatgtcctgtattagccgcgggtcccggccgttgatggccgcagggaccgccgcgataggggtgtattcgccgtataagatgcatcgacttccccccccgttttggggaagaaaaagtgcgtctcatacgccgaaaaatacggtaactgatTTTTCTGGACTTCATGACGGAGGTTTTTGCAGGagcataacggtagtgtgaaaggggcctaacatgtATGTAGCCCTTCCCCTCCATTATAGCGGGAGCCTTGGGTTCTGGAGATCAGATGTGAACAGGGGAGttgggacaatccctttaaaggggtactctgccctcagacatcttatcccctatccaaagcatagggaacaagatgtctgatcgcggcggtCCGGTCGTTGGGACCCCCCCGTTATCtacgtgcagcacccagcattctaaacaaacagtatgtttagaatgctgggtttgggaggccggagacgtgacatcacgccatggcccctcccatagccatgaatggagggggcgtggtgtgacatcacgtctccggcCGTCCAAAACCagagttctaaacatactgtttaaaaTGCACGGAGATcgctgtggcccccccccccccgcgatcagacatcttatcccatatcctttggataggggattagatgtatgtgggaggagtacccctttaactcaagaaGCCAAAAAGGTGACAAAACTAAAATGAAATGACAGGCACACTTGGGCCATACATATAGAAAACGAAATACAAAATGTGACACTAACATAAGGAGATGCTATTGAATATGCTTTAattaagacaaaaaaataaagtccTTCCCAATGTAAACATCTCCGGCCTTAACTCCCCATATGGAAAACCTTAGTCCTGCAGGTTCCTCCTCCAATGGAGTAGTTCAGGGTAACACTTAAATGTCGGGGGTTGTTTTCTGCAGGTGACATTGTGATGTCCCCCCGGACCTTCGTGTCCTGTTCTACCTGAACCTCCTCGTCCAGGTATAGGATGGTCTGTTTCCAATGGGTTTCCTCACCGTATGGCGACGTAGACAAGGTGATGCTGCTTTCTCCTGGAAACGTCACTGAAAACCAGATAGCAAATCCGTGCATTAAAGAGGAGCCGAAGCAGCAGAACTGGAAGGAACCTGCAATGTTCCCAATGTCCTCCAAGGTGGCACTGCCCAGATCTAGAGCGGCAAACTTTACGGGGTGCGAGAGCACATGCTCGAGGTATACTGAAGAGACGGCCAGGTCTTTACCCATGATGCATTTCCTGGCAAAAGACTGTACGCAGCTCATGTCCACTCCATACATGTCTTTCACTTCGCTCCAAAAGTCCAAGCGGCTCTCCACGGTGGCGTCATTCACGGGGGCAATGAACAGATGGGCGCAGGAGGGGAAAATGAGCCCGCCAGGCTTCAGCCATCGGTCCCGGGCGTACAGGACGGAGCTCAGCATGGACTCGTACATGAGGCCGTACCCCATCCATTCGCTCACGATGGCGTCCACCTGCCCGGGTATCTCCGCGTTCTCCACCGCACTGTTGATCACCTCCACTTGTCCTTCCAGCTTGTTGGCCTTCACCACCTCACATGCCAACTGTGACACCGCGCTGGCTTCTACCGCGTACACTTTACTAGCACCGGCCTGGGCGCAGAAGATACTGAGGATGCCAGTGCCGGCACCCACATCTAGTACGGTTTTGCCAAGTAAGGCGCTGTGATTGCGGGATATAGCCACCCTATAGGCGTGCGTGCGAACGGTGTCGGAGAGCATCTCCTCATGGACGGTGATGTCTGAGTAACACTGGAAATACTCGTTGTCTTGCTCCGTCTTGTCAAATCTTCTCTTTTTTGGGAATGCCATGCCTGCTGACTGCAGCTCGGTGTACGATCACAGTGCAGAGCGTGTTCTGGACACTTCCGGGTAGATCTCATTGGGTGCCAGCTGCTTCCTGCCCACCCCCTTCTGTTTGCTGTCACTTTGCTGTACTCCACATGTGCTCCTTGCAGCCGCTTCCTTTGTCATTCCATTCTCCTCCGCTCTGCTCTCGTGTTAACCCTTCCCGCCCTCCTCTTCTTCACGCTGAGAAGTTTCTCCCTGGGGCTGTATCTCCAGATCTACTGCGACTTCTCTTATTCTTTGTGTGCAGTCCTGTTTGcctaaattaagaaaaaagcatAAACATTGACTTAACGTACAATTATTATTGGACAGATACGGGCAAATTTTATTCCAactaatatagtaatatatatttagattattatcttattattattatattatattattatttataaaataagcataataataaaataaataataatttatataatattaattatacctaaaataaataccgtatatactcgagtataagccgagtttttcagcacgatttttcgtgctgaaaacgccccctcggcttatactcgagtgaactctccgcctgtcaatcccttcatcagtggtcttcaacctgtggacctccagatgtttcaaaactacaactcccagcatgcccggacagccgatggctgtccgggcatgctgggagttgtagttttgcaacatctggaggtccacaggttgaagaccactgaggggattgacaggcgttgatgatgaaagggggggggggggggaatgatgatgtatttcccaccctaggcttatagtcgagtcaataacttttcctgggattttggggtgaaaatagGGGCCtcaggcttatattcgggtcggcttatactcgagtatatacggtaataataatatgaattttttatagcgccaacagattccaCAGCACTTAACTAGGGGATGTCATCGGTTTAAAGGATCACATCAGCGCAGTGAATAGAACAGTACAGGATATCACAAAGAGTTAAAACAAGCGTTCAGCCTTATCTACGAAATGAAAAGGGGTTGTCTAGAAatataaaaacagagctaatctctagaggaaaaataaaaaataaataaaacaaaaaaacaccactGTCCTCGGGTTGTtgttggtattacaacttggcttcattcactttattggcactgagctgcaatacaacacacaacctgaggacaggagtggcgctatgattattattattatatattttttttttaagaaatcagatcttttttttttccccaacttcctttaaaggggtactccgcccttggcatcttatcccctatccaaaggataggggataagatgttagatcgccgcggtcccgctgctggggaccccaaggatcacagctgcggcaccccgccatcattactgtacagagcgagttcgctctgtgcgtaatgacgggcgatacaggggccggagcagcgtgacgtcatggctccgcccttcatgacatcacggcccgtccccttaatgcaagtctatggcagggggcgtgacgaccgccacgccccctcccatagacttgtattgacgggggcgggccgtgacatcacgaggggcggagccgggcggaccccggcgatctgacatcttatcccctatcctttggatgggggataagatgtctaggggcggagtacccctttaatacacgtgATGTGACATTTCATACATACGCTGGAtaccagcggtctccaaactatcgaggtcaagctgttgcaaaactccaactctcagtacgcccagacagccaacatgctgagagttgtagtcttgaagtagctaggaccacagtttggagaccacgggTGTTATACAAATCTTTCCCCTGGAGATATTGGTGCGACTGTGTAATGTGGCCCCTGCAGTGTCTTTTATGCTACTAAGGCATATTACCTCatgagattttatatatatatatatatatatatatatatatatatatatatatatatatatgtatacacacactctatatgtatatatatctctatatataatttTTCAAAAGCAATGCAGCATTACTTCACCACTTTGCctccggtgccagcgccccaagTCGATCACAGTCCAGGTAATACAAcagcaatggcgcagcactctaaaatgcaaaaaattgtgaatttattctcttgaaaaaggctccattgaggagctgaaactttGCTATTTTTTATGATATGAGAGAATAAATTCActattttttgcattttggagtgctgcgccattgctgtatatatattatatatattatatatatattctaaatgTACACATAGAAGGTTTGAAAGTGACCAGTCTGGCATAAACAGTAATATTTCCAGAATTTGATAATGCGGAAAGTCCGATAATCCAGCTCTTTGACACGTCCTTGAGACATGTAGAACGTTTTTATCGGTCGATCACTAGAACAAGACGGGACAGAAGCGCACGGttaggctgcatgcacaccacgttttcgctATACAGTTCCCGGATATGGTTTCAAGTTGAAAACCGTActgaaccgtatagaaaaccgtatgcattgacttaaccaaacgcatcatccagttttgtctgtttttttttacccgtacccaaaaacgtagtctaccacgttttttgttccGGGTGAAaacccgtatatgttttttttttaacatgggattttcttaaaaaacagatgcaaccggacatcattttacaaaccatatatggtttttaactgtataaggGTTGAAATTtgaacacacgttttgatacagtttagtcccgTTTTgatgaatccgtttttcatcaaaaacctgatacaggaactgtatagcaaaaacattGTGTGCATgcgccctaaggctgggttcacaccacgttttgttaaatacggttcccgtatacagctgggaggaggggggggcgggacttaatcgcggcgcccgcactcagccgtattcgggaaccgtatttaatgtatgtctatgagccgaccggagtgaaccgcagcctccggtcggcttagttttcggccgtatgcggtttcccgaccgcaggcaaaaacgtggtcgagcgcgtttttgcctgcggtcgggaaaccgcatacggccgaaaacgaagccaaccggaggctgcggttcactccggtcggctcatagacatacattaaatacggttcccgaatacggctgagtgcgggcgccgcgattaagtcccgcccccccctcctcccagccgtatacgggaaccgtatttaacaaaacgtggtgtgaacccagcctaaaatagCATGgttggaaaaataaaacagtccAATATCttcaaccagtgtttcccaaccagggtgcctccagctgttgcaaaactccaactcccagcatgcccggacagccgaaggccacTTAAAATAGGGTATATGTCCAGAACTGAGTCACTAGGTGACTCCGTTCCGTCCAGTGAAATGAATGGCGCCCGCTACTCTCCGTAAAGACGACCACATTGGGGAATCATTACATATAATGTTGCAGTGCGACATTACTAGCAAAGTCGCTGCGTAGTCCTGGCCTctaagtcagtggtctccaaactgtggacctccaggtatTTCCACTATCCAAATAAACCCATGGCAGAGGCCCACGACCATAAACATAATGGCGGTCTATGGGCAGGTGACAATGTGGCGGTCggttctgactagagatgagcgaacttacagtaaattcgattcgtcacgaacttctcagctcggcggttgccgacttttcctgcataaattagttcagctttccggtgctccggtgggttgggaaaaggtggatacagtcctaagaaagagtctcctaggaatgtatccaccttttccagcccacaggagcacctgaaagctgaactaatttatgcaggaaaagtcagcaaccgccgagccgagaagttcgtgacgaatcgaatttactgtaagttcgctcatctctagttctgaccCAAAAAAACGAACTAAAAGATCAATCTTGTGAACAAAAACTGAGCTACTTACAAGAATCTGCAGCAGCTGTGTGTTATGTCCCTCAAGAGAGCTGCAACACCtacaagactacatttcccataatgCCAAAGTCTCTGCCATCCCCATTGCACTAGTTCCTTCTGTAACTCCGCCCACCTAACTGTAACCCTTTTACTGCTGCTCTTAGCCGCAGCActctgtacagcagtgtttcccaaccagggtgccttcagctgttgcaaaactacaactcccagcatgcccggacagcctttggctgtccgggcatgctgggagttgtagttttgcaacagctggaggcaccctggttgggaaacactgctgtacagagTAATGGCCCTTCCTACTCTCACAAGGAAATTTAAAACAAACCTCTGGTACGTGTCCCAAATAtgccgggggagatttatcaaaacctgtgcagaggaaaagttgaccagttgcccatagcaaccaatcacatcgcttctttcatttttgaaaaagcctctgaaaaaggaaataagcgatttgattggttgctatgggcaactcagcaacttttcctgtacacaggttttgataaatctccccccaattgaTTCATTTTGGCGCAGaaacactgcagattttctgcagatttcATGTTATGGatttcagttatttatttatattttactcTTACTTATATTAAATCTACAGCCGATTGACTACATGTGgacatgcccttaaaggggtactctggtgtaaaaaaatgttttttttttaaatcaactgatcccagaaagttaaacagatttctaaattacttctattaaaaaatcttaatccttccagtacttattagttgctgtataccgtagaggaaattcttttcttttgggatttcttttctgtcacaaccacagtgctctctgctgtgtcaacagagagcagcaaacatttgctgctctggacagttcctaaaatggacagaggtgtcctctgtccattttaggaactgtgcagagcagcatatgtttgctatggtttctactcagttcctgacatggacagaggtgtcagcagggagcactgtggtcgtgacagaaaagaattcccaaaagaaaagaatttcctctgtagtatacagccgctaataagtactggaaggattaagattttttaatcgaagtaatttacaaatctgtttaactttctggcaccagttgattcaaaaaaagaaaagttttccaccggagtacccctttaaagggagtactccggtgaaaatgaacttatcacctatccacaggataagggatgagTAGCTGATCGCgagggatccgaccgctgggacccccaagatctccgGGACGGGACCTGGCGCTCTCACTTTTATCCTttcatacaagtc
The sequence above is a segment of the Hyla sarda isolate aHylSar1 chromosome 6, aHylSar1.hap1, whole genome shotgun sequence genome. Coding sequences within it:
- the PRMT6 gene encoding protein arginine N-methyltransferase 6, yielding MAFPKKRRFDKTEQDNEYFQCYSDITVHEEMLSDTVRTHAYRVAISRNHSALLGKTVLDVGAGTGILSIFCAQAGASKVYAVEASAVSQLACEVVKANKLEGQVEVINSAVENAEIPGQVDAIVSEWMGYGLMYESMLSSVLYARDRWLKPGGLIFPSCAHLFIAPVNDATVESRLDFWSEVKDMYGVDMSCVQSFARKCIMGKDLAVSSVYLEHVLSHPVKFAALDLGSATLEDIGNIAGSFQFCCFGSSLMHGFAIWFSVTFPGESSITLSTSPYGEETHWKQTILYLDEEVQVEQDTKVRGDITMSPAENNPRHLSVTLNYSIGGGTCRTKVFHMGS